The DNA window CACAAGGCCTGTCAGTGCAGAGCTTCTCATCCCTGGCTCCTCATGCATTGACCCATCGTGTGGCATGTACCAAAACATAAAACCAAGTACACGTAGCTTCcgacgactgggatcggttccgaccaaccggacATAAGTCAGATCGGatgtaagtggaatgccattcaaaatagccagcGCGAGGGTtttaggtgctactgtagtggtagatggctgtgtgagagtgagatgctgggatactgcgctgccgtaactgtcgtacgcgatgccagacattaaattaaaaaaaaaaaaaaaaaaaaaaaaaaaaaaaaaaaaagcatctgctggccgtggtcgcaAGTACTGGTgcatgtaagtcgagcaggtcgtaagtcggatgttacgtgtaCCTGTGATGCAGCAGATTCCCATGATACATTGAAAAATCTGGGATACAAttttattagtggtgggactttaacaagttaatttcgattaattaattacaataatattattataataatattatgaataattaattacaacaaaatgaaatttaaattcatttacaaatattttcaagacattaaaagagctttagtttaaataaggtgttataaaaacttgaatatagacaccatcgtgatctattgtgttattgtcaaacaatattttgttgtttaaatgtatgtatggctccatcatttcaataatacaccaaattcattcaaattgataaatgtggcttcttgtggcaaatattcttataccattaaactgcgattaattgagattaattaactatataattttttttaatcgaatcccacccataAATTAAATATACTGCAGCTTGGAAAAATCTTCCAGAGCTGAACAGTGAACCAAGATACGAATAAGCATCTGCATCCATTACCCACCACTAGATGAAGCTGCCCTCAGCACAGAATGAAGTGACTAAGATAAACAACTTCCCTGAAGACATCTGCGAATTAGAGTCACATAATACTCTACTAATGTATTGGCCCCCTGACGGAAGTGAGGAGTGCACACTGAAGCAGAGCGTGTCGCTCGACAAATCACAATATGAAGTGCTGCAGATAGGAAGCAGCTGTAATGGGCAGTTCAGGGAAAATTTCAGCTCAGCTTCACTGAAGTTTGCCAAAGTTGACTTCAAACACTCCAGAAGATTGTTTCCTCTCCATtggaatctgggtcaaaactcAGGCCGACTCGAGAAGTCAGAAGTTGTAACCTTTCCATTACATCTCTGAACCGCCGTGCTGTGCCACGCCTCCACCTGAAGATGAGGGATTACATGCTGGACCAGGCCGATACACCGCCACTCCATACAGCTGTGTCCACCTGACTGGAGATCGTGGCCACAACGTTCTCCAGCCGCTGCCTGCGACTAGGCCAGTGGGTATCAAAGTTGCGTCGTCGAAGACTCGAAGTGTGCTTTCCAGTTATGTTCAGTGTTTTATGTTCAGTGTTGGTTCTGATGGAGTATGGTTTCTGGTAGAGAGATAAACAATGTAAAAGGGAATGTGGTCACGAACACCATGTGACCTGATTTAGCAGCCGGCAAAATGCAGCGCAGTGTTAGCATTGGTAACGTTTCCTTGAAGAGTCAAGGTGTCTATATGGCTTTGTCTGGATGAGTCTCTTCTTTGCTGACataacaaagaaatgaaaaagccATTACAAAACCTCTCATGAAGATGGACCTCTTGGATCCCCTCACTGCCTTTATGGAGAGAATCTTTACTAGGTGCAGGCCTCACAACATTCACAGTATCACGTATCTGCACCAAACAACAGGCACTACCACACCTGCATGACACGATCACAACAGTGGGACAACAACAGTAGGAGTAATAAGGAGTAAGGTagcagtgaggtttcatgaaacagtgtcctgactttcagaggccaccagagggcactgtctgctgtaaaatgttttgagttgaacaactaattcaatgaaacctcacatcatttctgaactaagagcgccatctagtggccactgaaaactgttatatcaaccctgcaatactctttcatgatacctcatctacctattgCTAAATACTGGTAAGGATAATAAACCTATGTTacttatatttttatatattccCACCTAATATATTCACACATAATCCAGTTTAAGTAccataaataactaaataattataagaagaagaaacaatatTTAGTGAATCACATATCATGTGGAGAACAAAATGAATTAAAGAAATAATATATTTGTTACAggcaaaatcattttttgccacaGATTTTTTAAATGCCAAATGGGAGGAGCCGTTGCTAAGCAACCAAGGAGCAAAGCACCCGGCAGGAAACGGAATGGACGATTAAAGCCACGCATGATAATAAAGGCAACGATTATTAATAAAGTAAATGAGCAGCTACAAAATGCTGTGGAAATCATTCAGAAACATCAGAAACATAAAGAGAGGTATCAGGGAGAAACGTTGGCGGTCACATGGcagggaagaggaaggaaacgGTCCTGCAGGTAATGGCATTCCAATACTATTGTTAGCTCAGGTGCACccattcattgtttgtttttcctttcaggTTACTGTTACGACTGAAGAAGACTGGGCCACATTGCTGCAAAGAAAAGGCATCATAGGTACGGAACTACTGAGAGGTCACGGAGGTCAGAATGTATTGAAGATTCTGAAGCACAATGCTAGAAAAGTAAAGGTAAACATAGCGTCACGTGATAAGGAATAGTCATATCTGAGCCGTAAACACTCCAAACAGGGCTGATTTAAGTGGCACTACAggtcaaaaacataaaaacacaatcaGAAATCCATTTGAAATGACTAagttcaaatgtttttaaatgagccATTACTCTTTACTTGAGTCTTTGAGCAGACTTTGTATTGAGGTGGAATGAAATGGTGAAGCATTTCAGGCCAAAGGAGAGGATAGAAGCTTGTAGCGATAAAATCCATGAAATTCACTCCAGAAGTGGAGTAGAACTCAGTAGAACTCCTTCACCTATCAGGAATATCTGTTGCCCTGTTCTGGAGCGTGCAGCATGTGGTCAGTCCAAGAAGGTGCTTTTTACTGTTGATGTTTATCagaaaaacatccatccatcgtcgtctGCTTATCTGTtaccgggtcgcgggggcagccgcttcaggaggtcacgccctTCTCctgagcgacatccaccagctccgtctaggggatcccgagacgctcccaggccagcgtagagatataatgtaatctctccacctggtcctgagTCAACCCCTCgatctcctcccagctggacgtgtctggaacacctccaaagggaggcgtcgagagggcatcctgatgagatgcccgaccCACCtaaactgactcctctcaatgtggagaagcagcagctctactccgagccccTCCCGactgacagaacttctcaccctatctctaagggagacgcctgccacccttcggagaaaacccatttcagccgcttgtatcggggaccttgctctctcggtcatgacccaaagctcatgactgtaggtgagggtcgggacgaagattggtcggtatatagagagctttgccttctggctcagctctctcttatggacaacactGTTGTATCAGAAAAACAATAGCTTTCATTTCTGTGAAATCAGGATCATGACTAAAGGAACAAGAACTGATTTTCTTGGTGGTGCTGGAAAAGCGAGGAGCTTAATTATGTCTCTAAATTTGGAGtggcagagctgctgcttctccatgttGTAGGAGGACAGTTCAAGTGCCTGGTGAATTTATCCACTTTAACACTTAAGACAGAAAAAGCAGCAGTCACACTCATTAAACAGCTCAGCCTGGTTCAGCGAGGAATGAACGGCTGGATGGATTTCTGAAATACCTTTAAAAGAAAGGTGTACTTTGGAATATTGCTCCAAACTAAAGGAATTCAATGCCAGGTTATATGGTGAGTGGCGTtcacatgaaataaaacaccaatATAGTAATAATTTTCTCAGTTTTAAGGGCTTGTAAAGCATCAACATGCGTTAGAATAACACGCCTGAGGCTTGTCCGTGATCTGATGCTTCCCCCTTGTGTTCACCAATGAGTACTTCAGTGTTAACGCTGAGCTCTCGACTCTGCAGTTGTGGATGTGTACTCGAACTGGTGCGGCCCCTGTAAGCCAGTGGTCCGTCACCTCCAGAGGATGAAGAATGAAATTGCCGAGGACGAGCTGCTGCACTTCGCCACagtaagggaaaaaaaaagtatgactATGACATACGACTACTGAATGGGGGTCTTTATAATCAGCTTTATTGTGTCTTGCAGGCTGAGTCAGACAGCCTTGAAGATCTGAAAGAATATCGTGGGCAATGTCAAACCGTTTTTTTATTATATCATGTAAGGAATGGagcactttgttttttgttgttgttcccaCATTATGTGTCCTTGGTATGTGGTAAATAGCAAATACTCAAGAGTTAAAGACTGGAGGATTCACGTCTAGTGTTGCCCTTCTTGGGATGAGTTTTCTATGAGTTTCTACTGTCTTCATGCTTCTCTTTCATCATTCCTGATCTCTCAGATGATAGAGCATCCAGATGATTTTAATGGAGAGCGCTAGACATTTTTagtgtgtgatgtctgaagaaACAAAGGGATTTTAATCCAGACCATGTGAATTGTGTGGACAGAACGCACAGGTGGTGGAGAAGGTGGAAGGTCCCAAGGTTCCAGCTATCCAGAAGGCCATCAAAGACCAACTGACCAAAGTCAAGCGGCAGCTGAAGGAGGGCGCTGAATGAGGGAATTCAGTTGATCAGACGCCAATAGCCTGAACATTATTCAATAATGTGAGTTCAATATTTCCTCCTCATTATAGTGAGGTTGGTATGCAAGGAAGTGCTGAACAGAGGAGCTGATGAATACATGTTTTTGTTCGTCTTCACTGTGTGTATTACTGTGAAGACCATCATGGTGGCATGTTTGTGACAGTGACTGTAGAATCATTTGATTTTAGCTACTGAAATGGAATTACATTTTGTACTTTTCTTGACAAAAGTTTGTGCATTGAATGACATACTTTGATAAAGAGATTTGTTAAATATGTATgtgttcatcatttttgttcttTGAAATTGAATTGATTGATTATAAAACTCATAAAAATCATCAGTTTGATATTGTAATACCCTGAGTAGTCTTATCCTTCATAGTTCATATATGGCCTCTTTTCAGTACTGGctgggaatatatatatatatatatatatatatatatatatatatatatatatatatatatatatatatatatatatatatatatatatatatatatatatatatataagatattGGAACTGAAAGTGAATAAAgcgaaaatatatatttttttaatccttgaATTAATATCACATCAACAAATTAATGTTCGGCACGTCAagaggatttttatttttgtttttaagaaatGGAACCTGTACCTTTCAGGAGACTTGGTAGGTGAACATTGTTTTACAGTTAACATACATTATTCagtacaataaaacaacaaagaagcATTAAAATGTGAACAAAATCTGTAATTGTTAAATGGCTTTTGAAGGTAATTTTTGCGACAGGACAATTACTgcttaatattaatatatatatcaggattttacatatatatatatatatatatatatatatatatatatatatatatatatatatatatatatatatatatatatatatatatatatacacacacacatatagattTGGTGAAAAGTGAATACAAAAATATTAAACCAAAGTCTAATCGATTAAATGCCACAGTCGAAGCCATCGTATTTGTTTACAGTccgttttttaaattaaaaaaaacacgcaCAAGGACGCGTCTGGAAGATGGAGTACCGTCGCCTAGCAACCAAGTTAGCAAACAAGTTGGAAACCAGGCGGCTGCTCGCGCGAGCCTCCGGGACGAGTGTGGCAAGTGGAGCTCAAAACTACGAGGAAATGGcagcaaagaagaaagaagggaCTTTACAGGTTTTTATGCGCATCAAACCTTCCTCACATTAATGCGTTTCCGACATATCGATGTGTTGAACGTGCAGGTGTCTGCCACCAACAACGAACAATGGGAGGCGCTCCTCACCAACAGAGGGCTCACAGGTGAGAGGACCTTGAGAAGATCGATATAAACGAGAGCTTTTATGTAAATAGTAACTGTCCGTGAACGAAAGGTATTTAATACACTTGCATATCGTCAGATTTTCCTTTTTCTCAGAGCGATGGTTTTATTTGTGAAGATCAGTGCAGTTGcgtatcatgaaaaaaaaagttttaaaatgtatCAATGCAtcagggaattgaaaatttgatACATTGGAATGGATGTTGCGCTCAGAAGAAAACACGGGATTTTAATAGAAGACTTGTCAGGCAAACCCTGCCGTGCCCGCTGCTGCCCCCTTGTGTTAAGGAAGGTAAC is part of the Synchiropus splendidus isolate RoL2022-P1 chromosome 10, RoL_Sspl_1.0, whole genome shotgun sequence genome and encodes:
- the LOC128766357 gene encoding thioredoxin domain-containing protein 6-like isoform X2, which produces MAGKRKETVLQVTVTTEEDWATLLQRKGIIVVDVYSNWCGPCKPVVRHLQRMKNEIAEDELLHFATVREKKKRTGGGEGGRSQGSSYPEGHQRPTDQSQAAAEGGR
- the LOC128766357 gene encoding thioredoxin domain-containing protein 6-like isoform X1 — encoded protein: MAGKRKETVLQVTVTTEEDWATLLQRKGIIVVDVYSNWCGPCKPVVRHLQRMKNEIAEDELLHFATAESDSLEDLKEYRGQCQTVFLLYHNAQVVEKVEGPKVPAIQKAIKDQLTKVKRQLKEGAE
- the LOC128766357 gene encoding thioredoxin domain-containing protein 6-like isoform X3, with amino-acid sequence MAGKRKETVLQVTVTTEEDWATLLQRKGIIVVDVYSNWCGPCKPVVRHLQRMKNEIAEDELLHFATNAQVVEKVEGPKVPAIQKAIKDQLTKVKRQLKEGAE